The sequence ACGGCGAGCCGGCGGGCGTTCTCCCCGGGCTCGCGGTCGGCCCGGCAGCCGAGTCTGCTGAGGTTGGTCTCCACGAAGTCCAGGCTCTTGCCGTTGCCGACCGTGCCGACGATGAGGTTCGGCAGGGTGCAGGCGAAGTACAGGTCGCCGTCGCGGTCCTCGGCCATGACGGTGCCCTGCGAGCCCTCGACGATGTTGGCCGCGTCCTGGCCGGTGGCCAGGTAGAAGCCGAGCAGCATGTTCGCGAAGTGGGCGTTCGCCGAGCGGATGCCGCCGGCGAGCAGGGTGCCGAGCATGTTCTTGCGGATGTTCAGGCGGACGATCTTCGCCGCGGTGGTGCGGAGCACGCCGGTGACGACCTCGCGCGGCACCAGCAGCTCGGTCACCACGTTCTTGCCGCGGCCCAGGATGCCGTTGATCGCGGTGGCCTTCTTGTCGGTGCAGTAGTTGCCGGAGATCGACCCGTAGGCGATGCCGGGGACGGTCCGCAGCAGATGCAACAGGAGAGCATCGCCGGCGAGGGTCGCCATGTTGTGGCCCGCCGCGTCGCCGGTGGTGAACTCGAAGCGGACGAACAGCAGGTTGGCGTTGATCTCGTGGCGGACGCCGACGAGTTCGGCGAACCGGCTGCAGCCGTGAACCACTGTTCTCAGGTCTTCGAGGTGTTCGTCGATGCTGCGGGCGGCGGTGAGCGCGGTCTGTGCGTCGGTCGCCTCCAGCAGGACGGAGCGGGTCATCCGCTCGTCGACCAGGGTGGCGACGATGCCCTGTTCGCAGAGCATCGAGACCTTCGCACCGCGGCCCACGGAGGGCCACAGCGGGGACTCGTAGGTGGCCAGCGGGACGTGCGTCTCGGTAGTGGCCGTGTTGCCCGAGATGCGTACCGGGCCGACCCAGCGCATCGGGACGCCGGCTGTGGCGGGGGCGTGGGTCATGAGTCGCTCCAGTGGGTGAGCCGGCCGACTGGGCCGGTTACGAGGCGGCAGGGTTGTCGTCGCTGACATGTGTGCGTCGGTCTGCCGGTTGTCCGGACGGAGGGCGCGGGCAGGAGAGGTGGACGGTGTGAGGGGACTTCGGTGCTGCCGTGTGCGGCTGATGGGAGGGCCGGCGCTCATGGAGCGTCGGAGGGGGGAGTAGACGGGCCGGGGAGCCGATCTCGGCTGCCCCTTTCCGAGGCGGCGTGCAGATGGACCGGCTGAACTCCGGCCGCGGCCCAACGATGCCGCAGCTCCTGGACGAGGTTCGGGTCGTCCAGGAGGGCTATGCCGCAGTCGCCGCCCCCGGCACCGGAGGGCTTGGCTGCGCCGCCGAGTTCCTGCGCGATGTCGCACAGCGCTGTCAGCGAGGGGGTGAAGATGCCGATCCCCGTCTCGTTGTCCAGCCTGGCCAGCTCCGCGCGGGCACGCCGGATCGGCTCCAGCAGGGCGTGGCCGTCCCCGCGCGTGAGTGCACTGACACAGGACCGCACGCACTCCGTGGTAGCGGCCACGAATCGTCGGTGGGACGGTGTGCCACGCCATGCGCTGCGGTGCAGGTCGGAGAGCATCAGGGTGGTGGAGGCCGGGGCCCCGGTCCATCCGGTCTCCAGTACCAGGTCCGCCGGTGCCGGAAGCCGGGTTACGGCGAAGCCCGGCCACGCCTCCTCCAATGCTGCGGTCACGCCCCGTCGGCGGGCCAGGGCCAGCACGGCCGACCGGTCGGGTGCCCGGTACTCGATCCAGCCACCCCACGTCGCGGCGGCGAGGTCGCCTCCGGACCCGGCCGCACCGATCGCCGCCGCGGCCAGAAGGGCCAAGCGGTAGCGCTGCTCGGCCGACGGGGCGAGCCCGCAGTACGCTGTCACGGCGTCAACGGTCGCCACACCGACGGCGCCGCTGGAGCCCAGGCCCAGCTTCACCCCGTCGTTGTGCAGTCGGCTGCTGACGGAGACGGTGATCTCCGGGAGGACGAAGCCCTGTTCGTTCAGGAGCCTCGCGACGGTCTCGACGGTGGCCACCACATGGGCGAGGCTCGGCCCGACCGGCCTTCCGGAGTCTGCGAGGACGAGTCGTCCGGCGTCCCAGCGCAGGCGCGCCGGACCGGCGGTCAGATCCGAGGAGATCGTGACCTGGGCGCCGCTCGGCCCCGCCACGGTGACGGTGACGTGGCGGTCCACCGCCATCAGCAGCGCCGGGGTGCCGGCCTCCGTGACCGCGTACTCTCCGGCGACGAACAGCTTTCCCGGCGCGCGACGTGTCACCGGCGTCGGAAGCGCGCTCATGACGAATCCCCCAGCAGCCGAGCTCCCGGCCCGGGGCCGGCCACATGCACCGAGTCGGCCGTCACGGCCGCGCGCACCACGCCCGCCACTCGACCGGCCTCGGCCCGGTGGCACAGGACCTTGACGTTCGGTCCGGCGTCCATCGTCGCCCATGCCGACACCCCGTCACGGCGCAGTTCCAGTACCGCGTCCAGGACGGTCAACGAGGCCGGTGACAGGTAGCGGACGGCCGGACGCGCCGCGAGCATCACGGCGTGCATTCCGAGTGCGTTGCGCTCGGCTATCTCGCCCACCGCGTCGAGGTCGCAGCCGTGCAGTGCCGCCCGCATTTCCACCAGGTCGGCGCGGCTGGATGCCATCCAGGCCCGGAACAGCGGTGAGGTGTTCACGGTGTGCTGCATGGCCTCCCGGCTGGACACCGGTTTGGGGCGTGGGTCGACCACGGCGATGACCAGTGCGGGATCGAGCACGTCCAGGCGCACCGGTACCGGTTCGGCGAAGGAGTCGAGATCCGGGTCCTGGTGTCCGGTTCGTGCGGCGTGCCAGACGGCGAAGGCACCGAAGACCGAGCGTGCGGCCGAGCCGGAGCCGCGTCGGGCCAGCCGGGACAGGGCCCGCGCGTCGAGGTGGAGGCCGTAGGCGGCGCAGGCGGCGGTGGCCAGTGCGGCGAAGCCGCTTGCCGAGGACGCCAGTCCGGCTCCGGTCGGAACGGTGTTGTGGCTTTCTACTACGGCCCGCGCCGGTCGGCCGGACGTCTCCCTGACCAGGTCGAGGAACGCGACGACCCGTCGAAGCGGTTCGCCGTCGAGGGGTTTGCCGTTGAGGGTCACGGTGTCCTGCCGGTGGCGGGGGGTGAGTCGAACCCGGGTGGTGGTCGGGAAGGTGTCCAGAGTCATGGACAGGCTGCTGGTCCACGGCAGGACCAGTCGCTCGTCACGTTTTCCCCAGTACTTGACCAGTGCGATGTTCGGGTACGCGAGCGCGGCTGCATCCTCGCCCGCGTCCGACCGGTCTTCGGTCGTCCGGTGGGCGGCAGGGGGCGGGTCCTCGGCGCTCATGGCAGCTCCACCGTTCCCAGAGGTGCAGTCCAAGTGCGCACCGCGCCGGCCGATGCCAGCGCGCGGGCGACCTCCTGCGCCTGTCCGGCGTGGGCGAGCGCGATCACGCAGCCGCCCATGCCGCCGCCGGTGATCTTCGCACCGGGACTCCCGGCGGCGACTGCGGCCCGAACCATTGCGTCGATGGCGTCGGTACTGAGGCCGGCATTTCTCAGTAGTACGTGGTAGCTGTTCATGTTCGTACCCAGGTCTTGGATCCGTCCCCCGGTGAACGCCCGCTCGGCTGCCTCGGTCAGGTCGGTGGCCTCCCGGACGAACGCCTCACGTGATCCGGAGCGGCTCGCGAAGCCGCGCGCCAGCAGCTCCACGGCTTCCCGGGTGTGGCCGGTGGTGCCGCTGTCCGCCACGATGAGCAACCCCTCGCAGCGGGGCACCAGTTCACGGGCCGTTCCCGCTCGGAACAGCAGCGGGGTGCTCGTCGCGACAGCCATGGCGTCGACACCGCTGGCGCGACCGTGGGTCACCTGCTCGGCGACCTGGACCAGGCCGAATGCCAGCCGACTGGTCAGTTCGACCCGGAAGAGCTGAGCCATCGCGCCCAGGGCCGCCTGCGCGCACGCCGCGCTCGATCCCAGACCGCGTCCGGGCGGGACGGTGCAGTCGATCTCCACCACGACCCTGTGTTCTTCCGCTACTCCCACGGCGGCGCGAAAGGCCGAGGCCAGCGCGCACATGGCATCGTTGCCGCCCTCGGCGGCCCCCGGTGCCTGTCGCCGGGAGCCTTCCATGGTGAACGAGAAGGTGTCGCGGCGCGTGCGCGAGGAGCCGGCGTGCTGCGCTGTGGCTGTGACGGACAGTTGCGGGAACGGAAGGACGAGCGCCGGAGCTCCGTGAACGACCGCGTGCTCACCTGCCAGGATCACCTTGGCCCAGGCGCGGCCGTCCCGGGCGGAGACCGGTTTGCCGGTCACCGGTCCACGGTCCGTCGGGTGTGAGGACAACAGGACAACTCCTTCACGGTCTGACGTTCACTCGGAACAGGGCTGATGCCGGACTGTCGGCCGCGGTTCCGGCGGCCGCGGCCGGGCACGGCTCGATCGGCTTCCCGGACGGCCGGTGCCAAGTCGTCCGCCCACGGTGCGAAGGGCTGGACGCCGGGCCGGTACACGACCCTGCCGATGCGTTGTGGGCCCGGTTGCGGCCGGTCCGCGATTCAGGCGGTCGACCCGGCGGCGGAGGTGGTGAGCCGTTGGGTGGCTCGCGTGGTCACGTAGGCCACTGCGCCGAGGCAGACCAGGTCGAGCACGGTGGTGCCGATGTAGAGCCAGGTCAGCAGGTGGGTGTGCGCGTTGGGGAAGTCGGGGGTCCAGCGGGTGAAGGCGAGGGTGATCGAGGCGGTGCCCAGGACCCTGAGGACGGTGATCGGGACGGTCTGCCCGCGCGCGGAGGGGCGGGCGATGAGCATGGCGAGGAAGAGCCCATTCATCAGGATCTCCATCGCGTAGGCCGAGTAGACGCCCCACGGGTCGTGGAAGAAGGAGTTGACGGTCAGGACGGTGGGGAAGGCGATGGCCAGGGTGAGAAGGACCATGGCGTGGAAGACCGGTCGCGGGAGGTGGGGGAACTCGGCCGGGCCGAAGCGCAGCAGCTGGTACAGCAGCACGACGTCGAGCGTGAACCACGCGATGATCGCGAGGCGCAGGGCTCCCGGGTACGGGGTGACGAAGGAGTAGGCGAACTCCCAGGAGATGTTGGCGCAGAGCGCCACGAGCGGCATGCAGTAGGTCTTCTGGCGGAAGCCGAGACGGATCATCAGCGCGTAGGTGATGACCCAGGCCGCGCCGCCGGTGACGAAGAAGACGTGGAACACGGGTGTGCCCTTCCGGGGGTGGCGAGTGTGTGGCCGGTTTCAGCGGTGACGGCGGGTCACGGTCATCGGCAGGCTGCTGGGGCTCAGGACGAAGCCGGCGACCTTGTGCACCCGCGCGCCGGGAACGAGGCGAAAGCGCCACCGTTGCAGGAGGGTCGCCAGCACGACGAGGAGTTCTGCGCGGGCGAGGCTCTCCCCGATGCAGGCGCGGATGCCGGCGCCGAAGGGGATGAACAGGCCGGCGGCGTCCGTTCCCCGGCGCGCGGTCAGCCAGCGGTCGGGGTCGAACCGGTGCGGGTCGGGGAAGGCGCCCGGGTCGTGGTGGAGCAGGTAGGGGGAGTACCAGAGGGCGGTGCCTGCGGGCAGGGTGCGGCCGCCGACGTCGACGGCCTCGGCGACCCGGCGGGTGAGCATCCAGGCCGGTCCCTCCAGGCGCAGCGTCTCGTCGACGACCCGGCGCAGGACGGGAAGGGCGTCGAGATCGTCGACCGTGATGTCGCGTGTTCCGAGGGCGGTGTCCAGTTCCTCGACGACGCGGCGTTCGACGTCGGGGTGTCGGGCGAGTTCGTACAGGGTCCAGGAGAGGCTGACCGCGGTGGACTCGGTGGCGCCGCCGAGCATGGTGATCACCTCGTCGTGGACCTGCCGGTCGGTCAGCCGGTCCCCGCTCGCGCGGTCCTGGGAGTACAGGAGCACGGACAGCAGGTCCTGGTGGTCGTGCCCGTCGTCGCGGCGGGCCTTGACGATGTGCGAGACGACCTCGTGCAGGCTCACCACCGCCGTGCGGTAGCGCCGGTTGGCGGGGGTCGGCAGCCGTTCCGCCAGGCCGAACGGCGCGGTGACCCGTTTCCCGATGCCTCGCACGACGGTCAGCCCGGCGTCGTCGATGACGGCCTCCGATCCGTCGTCGAGGTGGCTGTGGTAGAGGATCCGGGTGCCGATCGCGGCGGCGAGGCGGTACATCTGGCGGTCCATCTCCAGGGTCCGGCGGTCCTGCCAGGTGTCCGTGCGCTCGGCGGTCGTGCGGGCGGCGACCTGGAGGTAGGCGGGGAAGCGGGAGCGGTGGAAGGCGGGCTGGACCAGGGCGCGCTGGCGCCGGTGGGCGCGGCCCTCCGCCGAGGCCAGGCCGTCGCCGATGACGGGGCGCAGCTTCTCGAACTGGGCGCCCTTGTGGAAGTGGCGTGCCTGTTCCGTCAGGACGGCGCTGGTGAGTGCGGCCGTGGTGGGCAGGTACACCCGTTGGGGGCCGATACGCAGCTCGGCGAGATCCGCCAGTCCGCGCAGGGACTCCAGGAATCCGAGGGGGTCGCGCCGCAGCGAGAGCGCGTCGCCCAGCAGCGGCAGGCGGCCGGGAGGGCGCGGGTGGTCAGAGCCGTGGTTCGGCATCGGGTGTTCCTCCCGTGCGGTGGGGACGGGGCGCGGCGGTCGGGGGGTCGGCGAAGCGCAGGGTGTCGCCGTGGTTCCAGGCCAGGACACCGGCGAGCACGTCGCGGAAGGAGACGATCACGTCCTCGTGGCGGGTGCGTTCGGGGCCGCGCAGGCCGGAAGCCGCGATGTGTGCGAGGGTGCGCCGCTCCGCGGCCGGGTACTCGCGCACCCGCTGCCCGATCCGCCGGGCGACCTCCTCGCCCGCGCGTTCGGGGGTCCAGCCGCGCCTGCGGGCGAGGACCGTGACGAGGTTGTCGCTCTCGTCGCTGGCCGTCTCCCGGGCGAGGGAGACGAGGTCGTTGTCCCAGCCCGCGATGTCCGCCGCGCACGCGACCTGGGCGTGGTACTCGGCGCTGGTGTGGAGCAGGGGCAGCGTCTCGGTGTCGTGCGCGAGTTCGGCGAGGTCGGCGAAGATCCATGCGCAGCTGGTCCGTCGGCGCAGGTCGATGTACTGGTTCTCGGACGGCGGCCGGCCGTCGCGGCGGTGCTCCGCTTCGGTGGCGAAGGCGTCCACGGTCTGGCGCAGGTGTGTGTCGAGCCGCTGCGACAGGGTTCGCGGAACGAGTTCGCGGGTGCGTCGGCGGATGTCGGCCAGGGCGCGGAGGAGCGGTTCGGGCGGTGCGGTCGACGGCGGGCAGCCGAGGACCGTGGCCAGCTCGGCGAGGGTGCGCGAGCCCGCGGTGCTGTCGGCCGGGTCGTGGTCGAGCCGGTCGTCGAGGACGAAGAGCCAGGTGAGGTAGGCGGTGACCAGCGCGAGCCGGGGGCTCTGGGCGTCCGGGTACATGCGGGCGGCGGCCAGGTGCGGCGCGCAGTCGGCCAGCCACGACGCCCGGTCGGCGCGGACCAGGCCGACGGCGGACGCCCAGCGGCCGTTGGCCTGCGCGGCCGTCGCTGCGAGCGGGCTCGTGCGGCTGCGAAAGGGAAGGCCGTAGAGGACGGTGGAAGTGGCGGGCCGAAGGGATTCGGCGTCGTCGTCGGCGGGGTGCGGATCCTGGTGCGTCATAACGGTTCCAACGGCTGTGCGGGGGCGCGGCAGGTCCGTGCGGGACGGCGGCGCGGCGGGTCGTGAGGGGCGGAGGCCGGGGTGGCTCCGCGTGGGGCCGGGACGATGACGTGAGCCTGCTGCAGCGGTCGGCGTCCGGTGCGGGGCCGTGCCGGGGCACGGCCGGTGGCTCGATGCCGCTGTTCCTCGTCCCGGGACGAGGAACAGGGGTGTGTGGTCCTGGCCGTGCGCGGTGACCGCGTCGGCGCGGCCCGGGCGTGCCGGCCCAGGAGGCCGCAGTCCGGTTGCCGTGCGCCGAGGAGCCCGGACCGGTGCGGCCGACCGCGCGCGGCGGTCGGGCACAGGAGGAGGTTCGGGGCGTTCGTCGGGCGGTGGTGCGAGGTACCCGGGCCCGGCCGGTCACCGCCGGCCCGAGGAGGGCGGCGCCGGTCGTGCGGACCCGGGGGAACTGTCCCACAGAGGGAGTCCCCCGTCACCGGAGCGCGCTGGCGTGAGCGTCGTTGCGCGGAGCGAGGGCACGGCGTGTGCTTCGGCCTGTCCGCCCGGCAGTGCACTCCGGGGCGCGCGCCTTGGCGGTCGTGCGCCGGTCACCGCACCACGTTCGCGTGCCCGTTCGTGAGCGTGGCCCCCGGTGGTACGCGGAGCGGGCGGGCGCCCATGGCGGTACGAAATCCACCCGCCTCGGGCCGGGCCGCCCACCCGGCTCGAGGAACCAACGGCCCGCGGCCCGCTACGAGGTGGGTGTACGCCCCGCCAGTGGCGAGGCGTACGCCCGGCCCGCCCGGCACCAGAAGGGCACACCGAACCGGTGAACCGCTGCAAGCAGTTGAACGGCGAGCTCAGAGGAAGTGCCGGATCGGGGCGGTTGCCGCCTCCATCGCGCGCCGGGCCGGGCTGCGGCGGTGCCGGCGGGACGGTGTGAGGGCCTGGCTGCGTGTCAGGTCCCGGTCGAAGTCCTGGTCGAGCCGGGCGGTGAATTCCTCGTCGACGACGGCCAGCACCACCTCCTCGTCGTGGTCGAGCGAGCGGCGGTTGAAGTTCGCCGAACCGATCACGGACATCGTGCTGTCCAGTGTGAGGACCTTGGCGTGCATCATCGTCGGCTCGTACTGCCAGACCGTCACCCCGCAGGCCGTCATCCGCCCGAAGTGGCGCTCGCCCGCCAGCTGGCAGACCCGCTTGTCGGTGTGGCGCCCCGGTACGAGAAGCTCGACGGTGACGCCGCGCCGTGCCGCCTGGCAGAGCAGGTCGACGAAGTAGTCGTCGGGGGCGAAGTACGCGGTGGCCACGCGGAGCCGGTGCTCGGCGGAGGAGATCACCACCCGCATCAGGGTCTGCAGGTCCTGCCACCCGACGGCGGCCGAGCCCCGGACGACCTGGACCACCGCGCCGCCGGGCTGCTCGTGCTCCTCGAACCGGTCGGCCCCGTCGTAGAGCGTTCCGGGGGCGCACTCGGCCCGGTTCTGCGCGAAGGCGGCGGCGATGCCGTCGACCGCGGGGCCGACCACCCGGACGTGGGTGTCGCGCCACTCTCCCGGGTGGCGGGCGTCGCCGCACCACTCCTGGGCGATGCCGACTCCGCCGGTGAACGCGGTCCGGCCGTCCACCACCGTCACCTTGCGGTGGCAGCGGTGGTTCTGCTTGAACGGCGGGAGGCGGACCGGGCGCCGGAACCAGGCGATCCGGACGGGTGTACGACACGGTCCATTCAATGGCTCGCCGCATGTCCTCCCGGTTGCCTCCACCGGTGTTGGGGGCAGCGGGAGTTGGTCGGCCAAGGAGGCCCGGGCGGCGCCGAGCGCCACCCCGTGCTCGTCCTTCCTCGCAGCCGTGCTGCCCGGCAGTGGTAGTCCTGGGGGCGGAGGACTTCGTGCAACGCGGGGCCGCCGGCACACCTGGTCGACTGCGGTGGATGTGGGCCGGTGCGCGCTCGTGCCCGAAGAGGGCGCGGACGGATCGTTCCGGTACCGCACCGACAGCTCGCACCGCAGCCCGGGCCGTTGCCCATCGCCGGGTGTGTACGGTGTGCGAACTTCCCAATATCTTCACTAAACCTGTTTAGTGACTCGTTGTTGCGATCGGGGGGCGAAGGTGCAGATCGCAGCGCACGCCAGCAGTTGATCATCGTGCACGAAGGTCGCAAACCTAGGCACAGGGTCTGCTGGGTGATCGGTCGAGGAATGTTGAAATCACTTGACACTAAACTGGTTTAGTGATCGACTGTCATGGCCCTGACGATGTGGCTCTGGTGCCGGTGCGCTGCAAGGG comes from Streptomyces sp. TLI_053 and encodes:
- the mvk gene encoding mevalonate kinase — its product is MTGKPVSARDGRAWAKVILAGEHAVVHGAPALVLPFPQLSVTATAQHAGSSRTRRDTFSFTMEGSRRQAPGAAEGGNDAMCALASAFRAAVGVAEEHRVVVEIDCTVPPGRGLGSSAACAQAALGAMAQLFRVELTSRLAFGLVQVAEQVTHGRASGVDAMAVATSTPLLFRAGTARELVPRCEGLLIVADSGTTGHTREAVELLARGFASRSGSREAFVREATDLTEAAERAFTGGRIQDLGTNMNSYHVLLRNAGLSTDAIDAMVRAAVAAGSPGAKITGGGMGGCVIALAHAGQAQEVARALASAGAVRTWTAPLGTVELP
- a CDS encoding cytochrome P450, which translates into the protein MPNHGSDHPRPPGRLPLLGDALSLRRDPLGFLESLRGLADLAELRIGPQRVYLPTTAALTSAVLTEQARHFHKGAQFEKLRPVIGDGLASAEGRAHRRQRALVQPAFHRSRFPAYLQVAARTTAERTDTWQDRRTLEMDRQMYRLAAAIGTRILYHSHLDDGSEAVIDDAGLTVVRGIGKRVTAPFGLAERLPTPANRRYRTAVVSLHEVVSHIVKARRDDGHDHQDLLSVLLYSQDRASGDRLTDRQVHDEVITMLGGATESTAVSLSWTLYELARHPDVERRVVEELDTALGTRDITVDDLDALPVLRRVVDETLRLEGPAWMLTRRVAEAVDVGGRTLPAGTALWYSPYLLHHDPGAFPDPHRFDPDRWLTARRGTDAAGLFIPFGAGIRACIGESLARAELLVVLATLLQRWRFRLVPGARVHKVAGFVLSPSSLPMTVTRRHR
- a CDS encoding phosphomevalonate kinase, whose translation is MSALPTPVTRRAPGKLFVAGEYAVTEAGTPALLMAVDRHVTVTVAGPSGAQVTISSDLTAGPARLRWDAGRLVLADSGRPVGPSLAHVVATVETVARLLNEQGFVLPEITVSVSSRLHNDGVKLGLGSSGAVGVATVDAVTAYCGLAPSAEQRYRLALLAAAAIGAAGSGGDLAAATWGGWIEYRAPDRSAVLALARRRGVTAALEEAWPGFAVTRLPAPADLVLETGWTGAPASTTLMLSDLHRSAWRGTPSHRRFVAATTECVRSCVSALTRGDGHALLEPIRRARAELARLDNETGIGIFTPSLTALCDIAQELGGAAKPSGAGGGDCGIALLDDPNLVQELRHRWAAAGVQPVHLHAASERGSRDRLPGPSTPPSDAP
- the mvaD gene encoding diphosphomevalonate decarboxylase, producing the protein MSAEDPPPAAHRTTEDRSDAGEDAAALAYPNIALVKYWGKRDERLVLPWTSSLSMTLDTFPTTTRVRLTPRHRQDTVTLNGKPLDGEPLRRVVAFLDLVRETSGRPARAVVESHNTVPTGAGLASSASGFAALATAACAAYGLHLDARALSRLARRGSGSAARSVFGAFAVWHAARTGHQDPDLDSFAEPVPVRLDVLDPALVIAVVDPRPKPVSSREAMQHTVNTSPLFRAWMASSRADLVEMRAALHGCDLDAVGEIAERNALGMHAVMLAARPAVRYLSPASLTVLDAVLELRRDGVSAWATMDAGPNVKVLCHRAEAGRVAGVVRAAVTADSVHVAGPGPGARLLGDSS
- a CDS encoding hydroxymethylglutaryl-CoA reductase, whose protein sequence is MTHAPATAGVPMRWVGPVRISGNTATTETHVPLATYESPLWPSVGRGAKVSMLCEQGIVATLVDERMTRSVLLEATDAQTALTAARSIDEHLEDLRTVVHGCSRFAELVGVRHEINANLLFVRFEFTTGDAAGHNMATLAGDALLLHLLRTVPGIAYGSISGNYCTDKKATAINGILGRGKNVVTELLVPREVVTGVLRTTAAKIVRLNIRKNMLGTLLAGGIRSANAHFANMLLGFYLATGQDAANIVEGSQGTVMAEDRDGDLYFACTLPNLIVGTVGNGKSLDFVETNLSRLGCRADREPGENARRLAVIAAATVLCGELSLLAAQTNPGELMRAHLHLERGRPAREADAAT